A single genomic interval of Helianthus annuus cultivar XRQ/B chromosome 6, HanXRQr2.0-SUNRISE, whole genome shotgun sequence harbors:
- the LOC118479499 gene encoding mitogen-activated protein kinase kinase kinase YODA-like — protein MTAIFKVPVKKQIPAILDHLSDDCKNFIIQCLQWSPSDRPTATQLLEHPFANNMGSSERLIEIAVISHLRHPNIVQYYGSEMVDDKRRIYLEYISGGSLRNILNEYGPLGEQAIRSYTQQILSGLSYLHATNTVYTSYRDIKGGNILVDPNGWVKLADFGMAKHVSRIDNLLGMSTVPVRYRKNEKSGYRYGTGVLPVNTGTEKRESRYRSG, from the exons ATGACTGCTATATTTAAGGTTCCAGTCAAAAAACAAATCCCGGCAATTCTTGACCATCTTTCGGATGATTGTAAAAATTTCATCATACAATGCTTGCAGTGGAGTCCGTCAGACCGCCCTACTGCCACTCAACTTCTTGAGCACCCGTTCGCGAATAACATGGGTTCGTCTGAAAGATTGATT GAAATTGCCGTTATAAGTCATTTACGACATCCAAACATTGTACAGTATTATGGATCTGAGATG GTGGATGACAAACGTCGTATATATTTGGAGTATATATCTGGTGGGTCTCTTCGTAATATCCTTAATGAGTATGGCCCATTGGGTGAACAGGCTATTCGCAGCTATACTCAGCAGATTTTATCTGGACTCTCTTACTTGCATGCTACCAATACGGTTTATAc TTCATATAGGGACATAAAAGGAGGAAACATATTGGTTGATCCTAATGGATGGGTGAAATTAGCGGATTTCGGGATGGCAAAACATGTAAGTCGTATAGATAACTTGctagggatgagcacggtacccgTTCGGTACCGGAAAAACGAGAAAAGTGGATACCGGTACGGTACTggtgttttacccgtaaataccggtaccgaaaaacgggAAAGTAGGTATCGTTCTGGTTAA